A single region of the Gammaproteobacteria bacterium genome encodes:
- the ubiE gene encoding bifunctional demethylmenaquinone methyltransferase/2-methoxy-6-polyprenyl-1,4-benzoquinol methylase UbiE yields MSSSNKSDKTHFGFREVAEGAKSGLVAEVFRSVAGRYDLMNDLMSLGVHRLWKQFAVAQSGVRAGQRVLDVAGGSGDITALLAPRVGQSGSIVLSDINDAMLDVGRARLADQGIAGNVEFVRADAERLPFAEDHFDCVTIAFGLRNVTHIDRALASMYRVLKPGGRLLVLEFSKPVSTPLQTLYDAYSFNVLPVLGRIVAGDADSYRYLVESIRKHPDQETLKGMMVQAGFERVEYHNLSGGIVALHKGYKL; encoded by the coding sequence ATGTCGTCTAGCAATAAATCCGACAAAACGCATTTCGGTTTCCGTGAAGTCGCGGAAGGCGCCAAGAGCGGTTTAGTTGCCGAGGTCTTTCGCTCGGTCGCCGGGCGTTACGATTTGATGAACGACTTGATGTCGCTCGGTGTGCATCGCCTGTGGAAACAGTTCGCGGTCGCGCAAAGCGGCGTTCGCGCCGGTCAGCGCGTGCTCGATGTCGCCGGTGGCAGCGGCGACATAACGGCATTGTTAGCGCCGCGCGTGGGTCAGTCGGGTTCGATCGTGTTGAGCGACATCAATGACGCGATGCTCGACGTCGGCCGTGCGCGGCTGGCGGATCAAGGGATCGCCGGCAACGTCGAGTTCGTTCGCGCCGATGCCGAGCGCTTGCCGTTCGCGGAAGATCATTTCGATTGCGTCACCATCGCTTTCGGTCTGCGCAACGTGACCCATATCGACCGTGCACTGGCATCGATGTATCGCGTGTTGAAGCCGGGCGGTCGTTTATTGGTACTCGAATTTTCGAAGCCGGTGTCGACACCGCTGCAAACGCTGTACGACGCTTATTCGTTTAACGTACTGCCGGTGCTCGGCCGCATCGTTGCCGGCGATGCCGATAGTTATCGCTATTTGGTCGAATCGATTCGCAAGCATCCGGATCAAGAGACGCTGAAGGGAATGATGGTGCAGGCCGGATTCGAGCGCGTTGAATATCACAACTTGAGCGGTGGCATCGTCGCTTTGCACAAGGGCTACAAACTGTGA
- the phoR gene encoding phosphate regulon sensor histidine kinase PhoR, giving the protein MRQSLWREVWILAGLTGLGLAIGLFTTHVFLFPFLGLCVYIALQLRQLKRLHTWLLAEKGGEVPEAPGLWGDVFNEIRKLVRQSEQRSDELNDLLVRFQSASAAMPDAVVILSENEEIEWANPAAEHLLGLDYPRDAGVRLANLIRDPQFTDYLARANFAEPLEMDSPADPHLMVSLQLISFGAQRRLVIGRDITRLTRLEQMRRTFVANVSHELRTPITVLGGYLETLRSLDNLDPNELKKHLAVMHEQAGRMQRLVDDLLTLSRLETAPPRQKDETVDVPSLLAGLREQAEILSGEAHHRITLDAEPNLQLLGSREELHSAFMNVIQNAVRYTPAGGNINLRWATDAEGAKFSVTDSGEGIAAEHIPHLTDRFYRVDTARSRDSGGTGLGLSIVKHVLLRHDAELRIDSEIGVGSTFICAFPTDRLIRSQTSTKTVRA; this is encoded by the coding sequence GTGCGGCAAAGTCTCTGGCGTGAAGTTTGGATTCTGGCCGGCCTCACTGGCTTGGGGCTGGCGATCGGTCTGTTCACAACCCACGTATTCCTCTTTCCCTTCCTTGGCCTGTGCGTTTACATCGCCCTGCAACTGCGCCAACTCAAGCGGCTCCATACCTGGTTGCTGGCCGAAAAAGGCGGCGAAGTTCCCGAAGCCCCTGGCCTATGGGGCGATGTGTTCAACGAAATCCGTAAGCTCGTACGTCAATCGGAACAACGCAGCGACGAGCTAAACGATTTGTTAGTGCGTTTCCAAAGTGCATCGGCGGCCATGCCCGATGCCGTGGTGATTCTGTCCGAGAACGAAGAGATCGAATGGGCCAACCCGGCGGCCGAGCACTTGCTCGGGCTCGACTATCCGCGCGACGCCGGCGTGCGCCTGGCGAATCTTATCCGCGATCCGCAATTCACCGACTATCTCGCGCGCGCTAATTTTGCCGAGCCGCTGGAAATGGATTCACCGGCCGATCCCCATTTAATGGTGTCACTGCAGTTAATTTCGTTCGGTGCGCAACGTCGGCTCGTCATCGGCCGCGACATCACGCGCCTGACGCGACTCGAGCAAATGCGCCGGACCTTTGTCGCCAACGTGTCGCACGAGCTGCGCACGCCGATCACAGTCTTAGGCGGTTATCTCGAAACGTTGCGCAGCTTAGACAATCTCGATCCGAACGAGCTGAAAAAACATCTGGCCGTCATGCACGAGCAGGCCGGCCGCATGCAGCGTTTGGTGGACGACTTGTTAACGCTGTCGCGGTTGGAAACGGCACCACCACGGCAAAAAGACGAGACCGTCGATGTACCGTCGCTGCTCGCCGGTCTGCGAGAACAGGCCGAGATCCTAAGCGGCGAGGCACACCATCGCATCACGCTCGACGCCGAGCCGAACTTACAACTGCTCGGGAGTCGTGAAGAGTTACACAGCGCGTTCATGAACGTTATCCAAAACGCCGTGCGCTACACCCCGGCGGGCGGCAATATCAATCTGCGCTGGGCAACCGACGCCGAAGGCGCAAAGTTCTCGGTCACCGACAGCGGCGAAGGCATTGCCGCTGAGCACATCCCGCATCTAACCGATCGCTTCTATCGCGTCGACACCGCCCGCTCGCGCGATTCCGGCGGCACCGGCCTTGGGCTGTCGATCGTCAAGCACGTGCTGCTGCGCCATGATGCCGAGCTGCGCATCGACAGCGAGATCGGCGTCGGCAGTACCTTCATTTGCGCGTTTCCAACCGATCGCTTAATCCGCAGTCAAACCTCGACGAAAACGGTGCGCGCCTAG
- a CDS encoding type II toxin-antitoxin system VapC family toxin, with protein sequence MYLVDTNVISEVRKGTRANAGVRDFFKRTAADQSPVFLSVVTVGELRRGVELIRHRGDVPQANRLEKWLQQILLNYEDYILDIDSDVAQLWGRLRVPNYENALDKLIAASALIHNLTVVTRNSDDFSKTGVRTLDPFSQ encoded by the coding sequence ATGTACTTGGTTGATACCAATGTTATAAGCGAAGTTCGTAAAGGGACGCGAGCCAATGCAGGTGTACGTGACTTCTTCAAGCGTACCGCCGCAGACCAATCACCTGTCTTCCTTTCAGTCGTAACAGTTGGCGAGCTCCGTAGAGGCGTTGAGCTCATCCGCCATCGTGGAGATGTTCCTCAGGCAAACCGACTCGAGAAATGGTTACAGCAGATATTGCTCAACTATGAGGACTACATCCTAGACATAGATTCTGATGTCGCCCAACTGTGGGGTCGACTGCGTGTACCGAATTACGAGAATGCGTTGGATAAATTAATAGCAGCTAGCGCACTGATTCATAATCTGACCGTCGTAACACGCAATAGCGACGACTTTTCAAAAACAGGGGTTCGCACTCTTGACCCCTTCTCGCAATAG
- the phoB gene encoding phosphate regulon transcriptional regulator PhoB — protein MQSFRGKVLVVDDEAAIRQMLCLALTHAGYHCLEAADTNEAQMQIVNETPDLVLLDWMLPGISGLEYARRLRREKLTQDLPIIMLTARTEEEDKVRGLDSGADDYLTKPFSTRELLARIKALLRRSSPLAVESPVEVDGLALDPVTHRVLAGGQNLALGPTEFRLLHFFMTHPERVHSRERLLNGVWGDNVYVEERTVDVHIRRLRKALIPTGHERLIQTVRGAGYRFSPQL, from the coding sequence ATGCAATCCTTCCGTGGCAAAGTTCTCGTCGTCGATGACGAAGCCGCTATCCGGCAAATGCTCTGTCTCGCACTCACGCACGCCGGCTATCACTGTCTCGAAGCCGCCGACACCAACGAGGCACAGATGCAAATCGTCAATGAAACACCGGACCTCGTACTGCTCGACTGGATGCTGCCCGGCATCAGCGGTCTTGAATACGCGCGCCGGTTGCGGCGCGAGAAGCTGACACAAGATTTGCCGATTATCATGCTGACCGCACGCACCGAAGAAGAAGACAAAGTCCGCGGCCTCGACAGCGGCGCCGACGATTACTTGACCAAGCCTTTTTCCACCCGCGAGCTATTGGCACGCATCAAGGCGCTGCTGCGGCGCAGCTCACCGCTGGCGGTCGAATCGCCGGTCGAGGTCGACGGTCTCGCGCTCGATCCGGTCACGCACCGCGTGCTCGCCGGCGGCCAAAACTTGGCGTTGGGTCCGACCGAATTCCGTTTATTACATTTCTTCATGACCCACCCCGAACGCGTGCACTCGCGCGAACGGCTGTTGAACGGCGTCTGGGGCGACAACGTGTACGTTGAGGAACGTACGGTCGACGTTCACATCCGCCGTCTACGCAAAGCTTTGATTCCGACCGGTCACGAGCGCTTGATCCAAACCGTGCGCGGCGCCGGTTACCGTTTCTCGCCGCAACTCTAA
- a CDS encoding DUF971 domain-containing protein, protein MSKPVIRPTDIKLHQRSHVLEIAFDDGSHARLPCEYLRVYSPSAEVRGHGPGQEVLQIGKENVNITAIEPIGTYAVRLVFDDGHDSGLYSWEWLRHLAVNYEDLWQQYLERLNSAGHARKPG, encoded by the coding sequence ATGTCCAAGCCCGTGATTCGCCCAACTGACATAAAGCTGCATCAGCGTTCGCACGTGCTCGAAATCGCCTTCGATGACGGTAGCCATGCCCGTTTACCCTGTGAATACCTGCGGGTTTACTCGCCGTCGGCCGAAGTGCGGGGTCATGGGCCGGGACAGGAAGTGCTGCAAATCGGCAAAGAAAACGTCAACATTACCGCCATCGAGCCCATCGGCACTTATGCGGTGCGCTTAGTTTTTGACGATGGTCATGACAGTGGTCTTTATTCGTGGGAGTGGTTGCGTCATCTGGCCGTCAATTATGAAGACTTATGGCAGCAATACTTGGAGCGGCTCAACAGCGCGGGACACGCGCGCAAGCCGGGATAA
- a CDS encoding SCP2 sterol-binding domain-containing protein, with protein MSVLGGLFEAAINRALHLDPEATRRFGELHGKAILLEIADEHTPLRLYVLPTASGVGLQREYDRTPDVTISGTREIFMKQLLRGPTVSGELTIRGDIELGQRFQRIVSSLDPDWEEGLARVIGDIPAHQLGRFARGFRQWGVRAAQTLGVDAAEYLQEEAFVLAKRERVQAFLRDVDNLRADTDRLEKRVQRLIGTA; from the coding sequence GTGAGCGTGCTCGGGGGTTTGTTCGAAGCGGCGATCAATCGCGCGCTTCATCTGGATCCCGAGGCAACGCGTCGTTTCGGCGAGTTGCACGGCAAGGCGATCTTGCTCGAGATCGCCGACGAGCATACGCCGTTGCGGTTGTACGTATTACCGACGGCGTCCGGCGTAGGACTGCAGCGCGAGTACGACCGCACGCCCGACGTCACCATCAGCGGCACGCGCGAAATTTTTATGAAGCAGTTGCTGCGCGGACCGACGGTTTCCGGCGAGCTGACGATCCGCGGCGACATCGAGCTCGGCCAACGTTTTCAGCGCATTGTTTCCAGTCTCGATCCCGATTGGGAGGAGGGCCTGGCGCGCGTCATTGGTGATATTCCGGCGCACCAACTCGGTCGTTTCGCGCGTGGCTTTCGTCAATGGGGCGTGCGCGCGGCGCAGACGCTCGGTGTCGATGCCGCCGAATATTTGCAGGAAGAAGCGTTCGTACTAGCCAAGCGCGAACGCGTGCAGGCGTTCCTGCGCGACGTCGACAACCTGCGCGCCGATACCGATCGACTCGAAAAGCGCGTGCAGCGCCTCATTGGAACCGCTTGA